The following proteins are encoded in a genomic region of Opisthocomus hoazin isolate bOpiHoa1 chromosome 4, bOpiHoa1.hap1, whole genome shotgun sequence:
- the ARF1 gene encoding ADP-ribosylation factor 1, whose translation MGNIFANLFKGLFGKKEMRILMVGLDAAGKTTILYKLKLGEIVTTIPTIGFNVETVEYKNISFTVWDVGGQDKIRPLWRHYFQNTQGLIFVVDSNDRERVNEAREELMRMLAEDELRDAVLLVFANKQDLPNAMNAAEITDKLGLHSLRHRNWYIQATCATSGDGLYEGLDWLSNQLRNQK comes from the exons ATGGGAAATATTTTTGCTAACCTCTTCAAAGGCCTTTTTGGCAAAAAAGAAATGCGTATTCTAATGGTTGGTCTGGATGCTGCAGGAAAGACTACTATTTTGTACAAACTTAAACTTGGTGAAATAGTAACTACTATTCCTACTATAG GTTTCAATGTGGAAACGGTAGAATACAAGAACATTAGCTTCACGGTCTGGGATGTAGGTGGCCAGGATAAGATCAGACCACTCTGGCGCCATTATTTCCAGAACACACAAG GTCTGATTTTTGTGGTTGACAGTAATGACAGAGAACGAGTGAACGAGGCCAGAGAAGAGCTTATGAGAATGTTGGCAGAAGATGAGCTTAGAGATGCCGTTTTATTAGTGTTTGCTAACAAACAG GACCTGCCAAACGCGATGAATGCAGCAGAAATCACAGACAAACTCGGACTGCATTCTCTTCGTCACAGGAACTGGTATatccaggcaacctgtgccactagTGGAGACGGTCTCTATGAAGGACTGGACTGGTTGTCCAATCAGCTCCGAAACCAGAAATGA